One genomic region from Leptolyngbyaceae cyanobacterium JSC-12 encodes:
- a CDS encoding hypothetical protein (IMG reference gene:2510096032), whose protein sequence is MNMLRRLLISLMVLTLAVTSVSCGGAPAGGDSSRIPNVQQTSMQASQNKLADGQYPVQQATYDDATGEYTVMLLNTKPGDSSVYRTANLPMARLTDEEISQGQKSYLKTENGQASLHLTEDFKIEYVHNVTENVTNPQTGQTETVIVRQESSFWTPFAGALAGQALGSLLFRPQYYFPPVYQPGVVLTGYGGYGRTYNDAVSNYRTRYNTAPAEVRNRQNFRTTGRLRTPTGQTRVGTNRSSDRSTGTGYGSNTLRRSNSNRSYNTNRSRGFGSSRSRSFSGGRRR, encoded by the coding sequence ATGAACATGCTTCGCCGACTTCTCATTTCTCTAATGGTGCTGACTCTGGCAGTAACCTCTGTCTCTTGTGGAGGTGCTCCAGCCGGAGGAGACTCTTCCAGAATTCCCAATGTTCAACAAACCAGTATGCAGGCATCCCAAAACAAATTGGCGGATGGTCAATATCCTGTTCAGCAAGCAACCTACGACGATGCAACGGGCGAGTATACTGTGATGCTGTTGAATACCAAACCGGGGGATTCATCTGTATATCGCACAGCTAACCTCCCAATGGCACGCTTGACGGATGAAGAAATCTCTCAAGGGCAAAAGAGTTACCTGAAGACAGAAAATGGACAGGCTTCTTTGCATCTCACCGAAGACTTCAAAATTGAATATGTTCATAACGTGACGGAAAATGTGACGAATCCGCAAACTGGACAGACTGAAACAGTGATTGTGCGGCAAGAATCTAGCTTCTGGACACCTTTTGCTGGAGCGTTGGCTGGGCAGGCACTTGGCAGTTTGCTGTTTAGACCTCAATACTACTTTCCACCTGTGTATCAGCCCGGTGTAGTGCTGACAGGCTATGGCGGCTATGGCAGAACTTACAATGATGCGGTCAGCAATTATCGAACTCGCTACAATACTGCACCTGCGGAGGTTCGCAACCGTCAAAACTTCCGGACTACGGGTCGCTTAAGAACACCTACAGGACAAACTAGAGTGGGAACCAATCGCAGCAGCGATCGCTCTACTGGAACGGGTTATGGCTCCAATACCTTGCGTCGTTCTAACTCCAACCGTTCGTACAACACCAATCGCTCTCGTGGGTTTGGCAGTTCTCGTTCGCGCAGTTTCAGCGGCGGTAGACGGCGTTAA
- a CDS encoding putative membrane protein (IMG reference gene:2510096033~PFAM: Protein of unknown function (DUF1517)), with amino-acid sequence MGSLGDRFNRLSGKTRFVVARLFIHLTGKEVAPLLGVLNQAARDAVDSDGDIQTLGEGLAEICQALLQYDIYWQSAANEGEVFWDEGEAGDFVEELFTDSAQRYRSGTILSGDDDEEFDTIPITQNLIVMITVAYEGEVPQLETDLASLTALKAGLKALINLHYQEKLRAIQVHFSPAQLGEELSSDQLMLNFPELVPL; translated from the coding sequence ATGGGTTCTTTAGGCGATCGCTTCAACCGATTGAGTGGCAAAACCCGATTTGTGGTAGCTCGATTATTTATCCATCTGACAGGAAAGGAAGTAGCCCCTCTCCTGGGCGTATTAAACCAGGCAGCTCGGGATGCGGTTGACAGCGATGGCGACATCCAGACTCTGGGCGAAGGGCTAGCTGAAATTTGCCAGGCTCTATTGCAATATGACATCTACTGGCAATCGGCTGCGAATGAAGGGGAGGTATTTTGGGATGAGGGGGAAGCAGGCGATTTTGTCGAAGAATTGTTTACCGACTCTGCGCAGCGTTATCGGAGTGGAACCATCTTGTCCGGCGACGACGATGAAGAGTTTGACACAATCCCGATTACCCAAAATCTAATTGTGATGATCACTGTTGCCTATGAAGGGGAAGTTCCCCAACTCGAAACTGACCTCGCTAGCCTGACTGCCCTCAAAGCCGGTCTTAAAGCCCTGATCAACTTGCATTACCAGGAAAAATTGCGTGCCATTCAAGTGCATTTTTCTCCAGCACAATTGGGTGAAGAATTGTCTTCTGATCAACTAATGCTCAACTTTCCAGAACTCGTTCCGCTGTAA
- a CDS encoding methylase involved in ubiquinone/menaquinone biosynthesis (IMG reference gene:2510096035~PFAM: Methyltransferase domain) has product MSEPFLEPILRWFRLRKVTSQIPHGARLLDVGCGRSARFLKTVESQISYGVGIDFKVVPLRTAKLETIQTHLDQQLPFADSSFDVVTMLAVLEHIEHEKSILSEIRRVLRQDGKLVLTVPSVWAQPVLALQC; this is encoded by the coding sequence ATGTCAGAGCCGTTTTTAGAACCGATATTGCGGTGGTTTCGCCTCCGCAAAGTGACCTCCCAAATTCCTCATGGTGCCCGCTTACTAGATGTGGGGTGTGGTCGTTCTGCCAGGTTTTTGAAAACTGTTGAATCTCAAATTAGCTACGGCGTTGGAATTGACTTTAAGGTGGTACCGCTACGCACCGCCAAGTTAGAAACAATCCAAACGCATCTGGATCAGCAATTGCCATTCGCCGACAGTAGCTTTGATGTAGTCACGATGCTGGCAGTCCTAGAACACATCGAGCACGAAAAATCGATTTTGAGTGAAATTCGTCGCGTTTTACGTCAGGATGGCAAGTTAGTTTTAACTGTTCCTTCTGTTTGGGCGCAGCCTGTTTTAGCATTGCAGTGTTAG
- a CDS encoding putative phosphatase (IMG reference gene:2510096036~PFAM: haloacid dehalogenase-like hydrolase) — translation MLSNSPTVLALDFDGVLCDGLKEYFITAWQAYCNIWQPTSHTPPAGLAESFYRLRPVVETGWEMPVVLRAVLQGVSEAAILQDWSAIAHQLVTDENLTSTELVAQVDSTRDQWIATDLESWLAEHRFYPGVCDRLKAILETEIHVAIISTKEGRFIQQLLEQQGIDLTELQLLGKEVKRSKGDILLELKQVFGQDAVFWFVEDRLKTLQGIQKRLELADVELFLADWGYNTEGDRAQAAQDPLIHLISLENFSQDFLHWLT, via the coding sequence ATGCTGAGTAATAGTCCCACTGTGCTGGCACTTGACTTTGATGGAGTGTTGTGTGACGGGTTGAAGGAATACTTTATTACAGCGTGGCAGGCTTACTGCAACATCTGGCAACCCACCAGTCACACCCCGCCAGCAGGATTGGCAGAATCGTTTTACCGATTGCGTCCAGTAGTGGAAACTGGATGGGAGATGCCAGTGGTTTTGCGAGCAGTACTGCAAGGCGTATCTGAAGCGGCGATTTTGCAAGACTGGAGTGCGATCGCGCACCAACTTGTGACTGATGAAAACCTGACCTCGACGGAATTAGTTGCCCAGGTGGATAGCACCCGCGATCAGTGGATTGCTACGGATTTGGAAAGTTGGTTGGCAGAGCATCGGTTTTATCCAGGAGTGTGCGATCGCCTCAAAGCTATTCTCGAAACTGAAATTCATGTTGCAATTATCAGCACGAAAGAAGGACGATTTATTCAACAACTATTGGAACAACAAGGCATTGATTTAACTGAGTTACAACTTTTGGGCAAAGAAGTAAAACGCTCTAAAGGAGATATCTTGCTGGAACTGAAACAAGTGTTTGGGCAAGATGCGGTGTTCTGGTTTGTGGAAGATCGCTTAAAAACATTGCAGGGAATTCAAAAACGGCTGGAGTTGGCTGATGTGGAATTGTTTCTAGCAGACTGGGGCTACAATACTGAAGGCGATCGCGCCCAGGCTGCCCAGGATCCACTTATTCATTTGATTTCTCTGGAAAACTTTTCCCAAGATTTTCTACATTGGCTGACATGA
- a CDS encoding exopolysaccharide biosynthesis protein, WecB/TagA/CpsF family (IMG reference gene:2510096037~PFAM: Glycosyl transferase WecB/TagA/CpsF family~TIGRFAM: bacterial polymer biosynthesis proteins, WecB/TagA/CpsF family), producing the protein MPDFKLIDQSSPFQRVTLQDEKNLHTIKLCQVSLAPINEVECVQLIADAIAAGHGGWCITVNLENLRKTAASSDLQRLVASSTLRVADGITLVWASWLRGNPLPERVCGSNLIYSLTAEAAKRSQSIFLLGGNEGTAERAAAILSQRNPGLKITGTLCPPYGFERDPKQIQEIMEILRCSKPDIIYVAVGFPKSERLIAQIRHACPDAWWIGVGISFSYVTQDIKRPPRWAQNLGFETVYRLLQEPRRLAKRYLLDGPPFAAKLLVVSLIQRFIDPTA; encoded by the coding sequence ATGCCTGATTTCAAACTGATTGATCAATCGTCACCATTTCAACGTGTTACTCTTCAAGATGAAAAAAACCTTCATACAATCAAATTGTGTCAGGTTTCTCTAGCCCCAATTAATGAAGTTGAGTGTGTTCAACTCATTGCGGATGCGATCGCGGCAGGACACGGGGGGTGGTGTATTACAGTGAATCTTGAAAATCTGCGGAAAACTGCTGCCAGTTCGGATCTGCAGCGGTTAGTTGCCAGTAGTACCTTGCGGGTCGCAGATGGAATTACCCTCGTTTGGGCAAGTTGGTTACGTGGCAATCCCCTACCTGAACGAGTATGCGGTTCTAACCTGATTTACAGCCTGACGGCGGAAGCGGCTAAACGCAGTCAGTCAATTTTTCTGCTTGGTGGGAATGAAGGCACGGCTGAGCGAGCAGCAGCGATTCTGAGTCAACGCAATCCAGGGTTAAAAATAACTGGTACTCTATGCCCTCCATATGGGTTTGAGCGAGATCCGAAGCAAATACAAGAAATTATGGAGATATTGCGTTGTAGCAAGCCTGACATCATCTATGTAGCTGTGGGTTTTCCCAAGTCAGAACGATTGATTGCACAAATCCGCCATGCTTGCCCAGATGCCTGGTGGATAGGGGTTGGCATTAGTTTTAGCTATGTCACACAAGACATTAAGCGTCCACCTCGATGGGCGCAGAATTTGGGCTTTGAAACAGTATATCGTCTGCTGCAAGAACCCCGGCGGCTAGCAAAACGCTATTTACTGGATGGCCCTCCGTTTGCGGCGAAGTTACTAGTTGTCTCCTTAATTCAGCGATTTATCGACCCGACCGCCTGA
- a CDS encoding NhaP-type Na+(K+)/H+ antiporter (IMG reference gene:2510096038~PFAM: Universal stress protein family; Sodium/hydrogen exchanger family): MLESIIWILLMGFFVGQIARRLKAPALVGMVLVGIVLGPQVGDLISREVLEAANALRTIAVMVILMKAGLGLDREKLSQQGSVALRLGFLPAACEAIAIALAAMWLFQFDFATGLLLGCVIGAESPAVIVPGMLRLKSLGWGVEKGIPDAILTGSALSDVLLLLVFSLLLAFLTQGAATGVTLPGGLTLSPVQLLPFQIILQISLGVAIGWLTAYLLVSLLARQNWTQSAVQDALVTAGCALLLVVLAEDFPIFSGYLAVMATGFFLIELDAPLARRLRGGFDSLWAIAEIFLFVLLGASIELQELGGILLVGLLILAIGTLLGRSLGWYLSTIGSNWNWKERLFLLPGNSAKATVQAAIGAIPLAQGITGGKTILALSALSILVTAPLGAWAIPTFAPKLLQRGEVDPTKVAVSRRIVLLAAVDTSPLAVQVLTKAAELARRSDAEVVVLSVIRVDEPGAVEWLRDQVNQLLADIRHRFITTSGSVPEEIVQTAQTYGVAEIVMGKRGHRPLEEVLVGSVSQAVLETSPFPVVIVEADPSPFTVH, from the coding sequence ATGCTAGAAAGTATTATTTGGATTTTATTAATGGGATTCTTTGTCGGGCAGATTGCTCGACGACTAAAAGCGCCTGCATTGGTGGGGATGGTTCTGGTTGGGATTGTGCTGGGTCCTCAGGTAGGCGATCTAATCAGTCGGGAGGTTTTGGAGGCAGCAAATGCGCTTCGCACGATCGCTGTGATGGTGATTTTGATGAAAGCAGGGTTGGGACTAGACCGAGAAAAACTCTCTCAACAAGGGTCTGTTGCTTTGCGGTTGGGGTTTTTACCTGCGGCGTGCGAAGCAATCGCAATCGCCTTAGCAGCCATGTGGCTATTCCAGTTTGATTTTGCAACCGGGCTGCTATTGGGTTGTGTGATCGGAGCAGAATCGCCAGCCGTTATCGTACCAGGAATGCTGCGGTTAAAAAGCCTGGGATGGGGAGTTGAGAAAGGCATTCCCGATGCGATTTTGACCGGAAGTGCATTATCAGATGTATTGCTATTACTGGTGTTTAGTCTACTACTAGCCTTCCTGACTCAAGGTGCTGCAACTGGTGTGACTCTGCCAGGAGGGTTAACCCTCAGCCCGGTGCAACTCTTACCCTTCCAAATCATTCTTCAAATTAGTCTGGGGGTAGCTATAGGCTGGCTCACAGCCTACCTGCTGGTTTCCTTACTGGCTCGGCAAAACTGGACCCAAAGCGCTGTTCAGGATGCGCTAGTAACAGCGGGTTGTGCTCTCTTGCTGGTAGTTTTAGCAGAAGATTTCCCAATTTTCTCGGGGTATCTGGCAGTAATGGCAACTGGGTTTTTCTTGATTGAGTTGGATGCACCACTGGCACGTCGATTGCGGGGTGGGTTCGACAGTTTGTGGGCGATCGCAGAGATTTTTTTGTTTGTGTTGCTTGGAGCCAGTATTGAACTACAAGAGTTGGGAGGCATCTTGCTGGTGGGATTGCTGATACTAGCAATTGGGACGCTCCTGGGGCGATCGCTGGGCTGGTATCTGTCTACCATCGGGAGTAACTGGAACTGGAAAGAGCGTCTATTTTTGCTACCAGGAAACTCGGCTAAAGCAACCGTGCAAGCTGCAATTGGCGCCATTCCGCTAGCACAGGGAATTACTGGCGGCAAAACGATTCTAGCCCTATCCGCCCTTTCCATTTTAGTGACGGCACCGTTAGGAGCCTGGGCAATTCCTACCTTTGCACCCAAACTGTTACAGCGGGGCGAAGTTGACCCCACCAAAGTCGCCGTTTCTCGCCGCATTGTTTTACTAGCAGCAGTGGATACTTCGCCCTTAGCCGTGCAGGTGTTAACCAAAGCCGCAGAACTTGCCCGTCGTAGTGATGCAGAAGTGGTTGTGCTATCGGTGATTCGAGTCGATGAACCAGGCGCAGTAGAGTGGCTGCGAGATCAGGTAAATCAACTCCTGGCGGATATTCGTCATCGATTTATTACAACATCGGGTTCCGTACCAGAAGAAATTGTGCAGACGGCTCAAACCTATGGAGTAGCTGAAATTGTGATGGGTAAACGCGGACATCGTCCCCTCGAAGAAGTGTTGGTAGGCTCTGTTTCTCAAGCCGTACTAGAAACTAGCCCGTTTCCAGTTGTCATCGTGGAAGCTGATCCAAGCCCGTTTACAGTTCATTAG
- a CDS encoding signal transduction histidine kinase (IMG reference gene:2510096040~PFAM: HAMP domain; Histidine kinase-, DNA gyrase B-, and HSP90-like ATPase; His Kinase A (phosphoacceptor) domain): MAKLGLRARLFLSHLIVMVVGLSTLVAVGKLYSPRLFVLHLDNMQIGGFNLVRVRQKLMDGFESAWSRGALWSVVVGASAAGGLSYLVSKRITQPLIQMEKVTQKITAGHLEERLPHNEIPELDRLATSFNQMAANLEGVEQRRRELVSDLTHELRTPLTIVEGYLEGLADGTIEPTVDIYQRLVGETGRLRRLVNDLQELSQAEAGYLPIRVEQVELLPLLTAITDKFSHQLIEESPALRLECPMDLPPVLADPERVEQVLMNLLGNALRYTQEGTITVRAWNEGRKVWVAVTDTGQGIAAEDLPHVFERFWRADRSRDRKSGGTGIGLAISRRLVELQGGVIEVDSALGKGSTFRFSLPVA; encoded by the coding sequence ATGGCAAAACTGGGACTCCGGGCACGCCTATTCCTCTCACACCTGATTGTAATGGTGGTAGGCTTGAGCACGCTTGTAGCTGTTGGCAAGCTTTATTCACCCCGTTTATTTGTGCTGCACCTGGACAATATGCAAATTGGTGGATTTAACCTGGTGCGGGTTCGTCAAAAACTGATGGATGGGTTTGAATCTGCCTGGAGCCGAGGAGCACTGTGGTCTGTGGTGGTTGGGGCATCTGCGGCTGGAGGCTTAAGTTACCTGGTGTCGAAACGCATTACCCAGCCATTAATTCAAATGGAGAAAGTGACGCAGAAGATCACAGCAGGTCATTTAGAAGAACGCCTTCCCCACAACGAAATTCCGGAGCTAGATCGACTGGCAACCAGTTTTAACCAGATGGCTGCTAATCTGGAAGGGGTAGAGCAGCGCCGTAGAGAACTTGTTAGCGACTTGACGCACGAACTGCGAACACCGTTGACGATTGTGGAAGGCTATCTGGAAGGGCTAGCAGATGGAACAATTGAGCCAACGGTAGATATTTACCAGCGGTTAGTGGGAGAAACGGGACGTTTGCGGCGACTGGTGAACGATTTACAAGAACTGTCTCAGGCAGAAGCAGGCTATTTGCCAATTCGAGTGGAACAGGTAGAGCTATTGCCGCTTTTAACAGCGATCACAGACAAATTTTCCCATCAATTGATTGAGGAAAGTCCGGCATTGCGGCTAGAGTGCCCAATGGACTTACCCCCCGTTCTAGCCGATCCCGAACGAGTGGAGCAGGTGTTGATGAACTTGCTGGGAAACGCCTTGCGGTACACCCAGGAAGGAACAATCACAGTGCGCGCCTGGAACGAAGGACGTAAAGTTTGGGTGGCTGTAACCGACACGGGACAGGGGATTGCGGCTGAGGATTTGCCTCATGTATTTGAGCGATTTTGGCGGGCAGACCGATCACGCGATCGCAAATCCGGCGGTACAGGAATTGGGCTGGCAATTTCCCGCCGCCTGGTAGAGTTGCAAGGGGGCGTGATTGAAGTTGACAGTGCGTTAGGCAAAGGCAGTACGTTTCGATTTTCGTTGCCAGTTGCCTAA
- a CDS encoding response regulator with CheY-like receiver domain and winged-helix DNA-binding domain (IMG reference gene:2510096041~PFAM: Response regulator receiver domain; Transcriptional regulatory protein, C terminal), whose protein sequence is MEILIVEDEAEIAQLIQLYLEKEGFSCRICRDGMTTLQVFQEQKPDLIILDLMIPGLDGLEVCARIRQKPGPKDPYILMLTARGEELDRIIGLSTGADDYMVKPFSPKELVARVRALLRRSLRQGGQSQIYRTQHFQVDLDQRSAHRLIENQLEPLDLTTLEFDLLSTFMSYPGRVWNRTQLIDKLWGSNFFGDERVVDTHIARLRKKIEPDPANPSFVKTVIGVGYKFEDTTA, encoded by the coding sequence ATGGAAATTTTGATCGTTGAAGACGAAGCCGAAATTGCCCAACTTATCCAGCTTTACCTGGAAAAAGAAGGGTTTTCCTGTCGCATCTGCCGGGATGGAATGACGACGCTACAGGTATTTCAGGAACAGAAGCCAGACTTGATCATCCTGGATCTGATGATTCCAGGGTTAGATGGACTGGAAGTATGCGCCCGCATTCGCCAAAAGCCCGGACCCAAAGATCCCTACATCTTGATGCTGACGGCACGGGGCGAAGAACTTGATCGCATCATTGGGTTATCCACCGGGGCGGACGATTACATGGTCAAACCCTTCAGCCCCAAGGAATTAGTTGCACGAGTCCGGGCCCTGTTACGGCGTAGTTTACGCCAGGGTGGGCAGAGCCAGATCTACCGCACACAGCATTTTCAGGTGGATCTAGATCAACGATCCGCCCACCGCCTTATCGAGAATCAGTTAGAACCGTTAGACTTGACCACCCTGGAATTTGACTTATTATCCACTTTTATGAGCTATCCTGGTCGCGTATGGAACCGCACTCAACTGATCGATAAACTCTGGGGCAGCAACTTCTTTGGCGATGAACGGGTGGTAGATACTCATATTGCTCGCCTGCGAAAAAAAATTGAACCCGATCCAGCCAATCCCAGTTTTGTCAAAACAGTGATTGGCGTGGGTTACAAATTTGAAGACACGACAGCATAG
- a CDS encoding acylphosphatase (IMG reference gene:2510096042~PFAM: Acylphosphatase) has product MELIRAHVLISGRVQRVGFRFSTQDMATLYGLAGWVRNLPDERVEAVFEGDRTSVEEMIRWCHQGPPHALVRDVMVVYEPPEGLRGFEIQKGKAT; this is encoded by the coding sequence ATGGAACTCATTCGAGCACACGTACTGATTTCTGGGCGCGTTCAACGAGTTGGCTTCCGATTTTCCACTCAAGATATGGCAACGCTTTATGGTTTGGCAGGATGGGTACGCAATTTGCCCGATGAACGGGTGGAAGCAGTTTTTGAGGGCGATCGCACCTCAGTCGAGGAAATGATTCGCTGGTGCCACCAGGGACCACCTCATGCATTGGTTCGTGATGTCATGGTGGTATACGAGCCGCCAGAAGGACTCAGGGGATTTGAAATTCAAAAGGGAAAAGCAACATAA
- a CDS encoding protein of unknown function DUF1823 (IMG reference gene:2510096043~PFAM: Domain of unknown function (DUF1823)), with product MSELPPLSTQTIWAIINDEIDDATVNRLVWQCLGYRYDAGTEQWDTSAVASEWRDVYPIPPDFIADRPPNVKLVRSIPSENKQLLKEKLGFAGYKINELVPRKTRRAQISNWLLSYMQMQGIAE from the coding sequence ATGTCTGAGCTTCCTCCCCTTTCCACTCAAACCATCTGGGCAATCATCAATGACGAAATTGATGACGCTACAGTGAATCGGTTGGTCTGGCAATGTCTCGGTTATCGGTATGATGCTGGAACTGAACAGTGGGATACCTCAGCAGTGGCAAGTGAGTGGCGAGATGTCTACCCTATTCCCCCCGATTTCATTGCAGATCGTCCACCTAATGTCAAGTTAGTCCGTAGCATTCCATCTGAAAATAAGCAGCTATTGAAAGAAAAATTAGGATTTGCAGGGTATAAAATCAATGAACTTGTTCCGCGCAAAACTCGCCGTGCTCAGATTTCTAACTGGTTACTGAGTTATATGCAAATGCAGGGAATTGCAGAATAA
- a CDS encoding hypothetical protein (IMG reference gene:2510096044), with amino-acid sequence MRRLHIRRAAIASTISPVMLLQAAASSPALPPAEDVPEEVLRTQIILDARSPIDGKPMTPAAYAVLQTELQTPYQPPSELSNEVRSVVRLLKFRKFVKTFLPFIPIK; translated from the coding sequence ATGAGACGATTGCACATTCGGCGAGCAGCGATCGCTAGCACTATTTCCCCCGTTATGTTATTGCAAGCAGCAGCAAGTTCACCAGCACTGCCGCCAGCGGAAGATGTACCCGAAGAAGTGTTGCGGACGCAGATTATTTTGGACGCGCGATCGCCCATCGATGGCAAGCCCATGACACCCGCTGCCTATGCTGTTCTGCAAACCGAACTGCAAACTCCCTATCAACCTCCTTCTGAACTCTCAAATGAAGTCAGAAGTGTAGTTAGACTTTTGAAATTCCGCAAGTTTGTTAAAACCTTTCTGCCGTTTATTCCAATTAAATAA
- a CDS encoding ribulose-5-phosphate 3-epimerase (IMG reference gene:2510096045~PFAM: Ribulose-phosphate 3 epimerase family~TIGRFAM: ribulose-phosphate 3-epimerase): MIQTPSKKPIVVAPSILSADFSRLGDEVRAVDLAGADWIHVDVMDGRFVPNITIGPLVVEALRPVTQKPLDVHLMIVEPEKYVADFAKAGADHILVHAESSSTSHIHRVLGQIKELGKKAGVVLNPGSSLDLIDYVLELCDIVLIMSVNPGFGGQSFIPGVLPKIRKLREMCDERGLDPWIEVDGGLKGNNTWQVLEAGANAIVAGSAVFNAPDYKAAIEGVRNSKRPELAAV, from the coding sequence ATGATCCAGACCCCATCCAAGAAACCGATTGTTGTCGCCCCTTCCATCCTATCAGCCGATTTCAGCCGTTTGGGAGACGAAGTAAGAGCCGTGGATTTGGCTGGGGCAGATTGGATTCACGTCGATGTCATGGACGGACGGTTTGTCCCCAATATCACGATTGGTCCATTGGTGGTGGAAGCGCTGCGCCCTGTAACCCAAAAGCCCTTGGATGTTCACTTAATGATTGTAGAACCCGAAAAATATGTGGCTGATTTTGCCAAAGCCGGAGCCGATCACATTCTGGTTCATGCTGAGTCAAGTTCAACCTCTCACATTCATCGCGTGTTGGGACAAATTAAGGAATTGGGCAAAAAAGCAGGCGTTGTGCTGAATCCAGGAAGTTCATTGGATTTGATCGACTACGTGCTCGAACTTTGTGACATTGTGTTGATTATGAGCGTTAACCCAGGGTTTGGAGGACAAAGCTTCATTCCTGGAGTTCTGCCCAAAATCCGCAAGTTGCGGGAAATGTGTGATGAGCGGGGGCTAGATCCCTGGATTGAAGTGGATGGTGGATTGAAAGGCAACAATACCTGGCAGGTGCTAGAGGCTGGAGCCAACGCAATTGTGGCAGGTTCTGCTGTGTTTAACGCACCCGACTACAAAGCTGCGATCGAAGGGGTGCGCAACAGCAAGCGTCCTGAACTGGCAGCCGTATAG